The following coding sequences are from one Gemmatimonadota bacterium window:
- a CDS encoding MCE family protein — protein sequence MKRRNEFLVGTSVVAAFAVVIFGAIWLSETDLGNRDIIHGARFREIGGLNVGAPVTLRGVKVGRVNAIRLAPDDWVEADLKIRLDVDLPASPVAIAASGSLFGEWQVTLMGLPDAPQDPELRARLAEAAAPAGELWPGATLPDIGQLTQQANRIATDLGTMTGRVSSALDSSAIQDVRRSLRDLREAADRLAEFARKQTGPFNQVTTNLAATSDEVGAASKRVNTLLGRVEDATKDNQIGDIMNSARATSADLRSASADAKELLGAIRAHQNTLTRILETTDTLLTKVQSGRGSLGLLARDSTLYLETTALIKSMKDLLAEIQANPRRFFRFSVF from the coding sequence ATGAAGCGTCGGAACGAATTCCTGGTCGGTACCTCGGTCGTGGCCGCCTTCGCGGTCGTGATCTTCGGGGCGATTTGGCTCTCGGAGACGGATCTTGGCAACCGGGACATCATCCACGGGGCCCGGTTCCGAGAAATCGGGGGGCTCAACGTGGGCGCGCCCGTCACGCTGCGCGGTGTCAAGGTCGGACGGGTCAATGCGATTCGCCTGGCCCCCGACGATTGGGTCGAGGCCGACCTCAAGATCCGGCTCGATGTGGATTTACCCGCCAGTCCGGTGGCCATCGCCGCGTCGGGCAGCTTGTTCGGCGAGTGGCAGGTCACTCTGATGGGGCTTCCCGACGCGCCCCAGGACCCCGAACTCCGGGCCCGATTGGCCGAGGCCGCGGCACCGGCCGGCGAGCTCTGGCCGGGCGCCACCCTTCCCGACATCGGCCAACTCACCCAGCAGGCCAATCGGATCGCCACCGATTTGGGCACCATGACGGGCCGGGTCTCGTCGGCGCTCGATTCCAGCGCCATTCAGGATGTCCGACGGAGCCTCCGCGACCTCCGTGAGGCGGCCGACCGGTTGGCGGAGTTTGCCCGCAAACAGACTGGGCCGTTCAACCAAGTCACCACCAATCTGGCCGCCACGTCCGACGAAGTCGGTGCCGCCTCGAAGCGAGTCAACACCCTGCTCGGCCGGGTCGAAGATGCCACCAAGGACAACCAGATCGGCGACATCATGAACTCCGCGAGGGCCACGTCAGCCGATCTCCGGTCCGCCTCCGCCGATGCCAAGGAGTTGCTCGGCGCGATCCGAGCCCACCAGAATACGCTGACTCGAATTCTGGAGACCACCGATACGCTGCTCACCAAGGTGCAGTCGGGCCGGGGCAGTCTCGGCTTGCTGGCCCGTGACTCGACGTTATACCTGGAAACCACGGCCCTTATCAAGAGCATGAAAGACCTGTTGGCCGAAATTCAGGCTAACCCCCGCCGTTTCTTCCGTTTCTCCGTTTTCTAG
- a CDS encoding ABC transporter permease, with the protein MLMLQRGKLAVVTRRVKQNSCRFSLHIAPHAPEETHDSRVARVARFHVRPVAHVTDHLNLIGVAQLGFLRRTGRWAVDASRAVGMPRVWAPLVVTHMRRLGVDSIPISLFLAVFTGIVLALLASYIFTGAVPLYFVGALVAKTIMMELGPVLTGMALAGRVGANIAAELGTMKVTEQVDALETLAVDVHAYLVVPRVVAATLMFPVVTALAIAVGVVSGWITATSLLDLSTPEFFKGVRQFYQFKDIWFGLLKSASFGCAIAVMGALTGLRTQGGAEGVGRSTTRAVVLGCEAILVLDAFWALVLL; encoded by the coding sequence ATGCTTATGTTGCAACGCGGCAAGCTAGCCGTCGTCACTAGGCGTGTCAAGCAGAACTCATGCCGATTCTCTCTCCATATAGCGCCGCATGCACCCGAAGAGACTCACGATTCCCGAGTCGCCCGCGTCGCCCGGTTTCACGTTAGGCCCGTTGCCCACGTGACCGACCATCTCAATCTGATCGGGGTGGCCCAACTCGGCTTTTTGCGCCGGACCGGGCGGTGGGCGGTCGATGCGTCGCGGGCGGTCGGGATGCCTCGGGTGTGGGCGCCCCTCGTCGTCACCCACATGCGGCGGCTCGGCGTCGACTCCATTCCGATCTCGCTGTTTCTGGCGGTGTTTACCGGGATCGTGCTCGCCCTGCTCGCCTCCTACATCTTTACCGGCGCCGTGCCGCTCTATTTCGTGGGCGCGCTGGTCGCCAAGACCATCATGATGGAGCTCGGGCCGGTGCTGACCGGCATGGCGCTGGCCGGCCGGGTGGGTGCCAACATCGCCGCGGAACTCGGCACCATGAAGGTGACCGAGCAGGTCGATGCGCTGGAGACCCTGGCGGTCGACGTGCATGCCTACCTGGTCGTGCCGAGGGTCGTTGCGGCCACCCTGATGTTTCCGGTCGTGACTGCCCTGGCGATTGCCGTTGGCGTCGTCTCGGGGTGGATTACGGCCACCAGTCTGCTCGACCTCTCGACTCCCGAGTTCTTCAAAGGGGTCCGTCAGTTCTACCAGTTCAAAGACATTTGGTTCGGCTTGCTCAAGAGCGCCAGCTTCGGCTGTGCGATTGCCGTCATGGGCGCGCTGACCGGACTCCGGACCCAAGGGGGCGCCGAGGGAGTTGGCCGCTCAACGACCCGGGCCGTGGTGCTGGGCTGCGAGGCCATCCTGGTGCTCGACGCGTTCTGGGCCCTGGTCCTGTTGTAG
- a CDS encoding transcription termination factor Rho, which produces MDISELKQKSVAELHQLAQELNITNYSGLRKQDLIFRIEQSLLDKDTVIRGEGVLEILPEAYGFLRSQDWNYLYGPDDIYVSPSQIKRFDLRTGDTVMGQVRPPKEGERYLALLKVEQVNYEEPEKTKHRIAFDNLKPRYPDSRIRLESKKGDISMRVVDLLSPIGKGQRGLIVAQPKAGKTILMQKLANAINENHPEVVLIVLLIDERPEEVTDMQENVKAEVIASTFDEPADRHVQVADMVIEKSKRLVEHGRDVVILLDSITRLARAHNVVVPHSGKILSGGVDANALQKPKRFFGAARNIDGGGSLTIIATALIETGSRMDEVIFEEFKGTGNMELVLDRRLADRRIWPAIDIQKSGTRKEELLMDKDELNRVYLLRNFLADMPPVEAMEFLLERMKRTKSNKEFFATMVQ; this is translated from the coding sequence GTGGACATTTCCGAACTGAAGCAGAAGTCGGTCGCCGAACTGCATCAGCTGGCCCAAGAGCTGAACATCACCAACTACTCCGGCCTTCGCAAGCAGGATCTCATCTTCCGGATCGAGCAGTCGTTGCTCGACAAGGACACCGTTATCCGGGGCGAAGGGGTCCTCGAAATCCTTCCCGAAGCGTACGGCTTCCTTCGGAGCCAAGACTGGAACTACCTCTATGGCCCCGACGACATCTATGTCAGTCCGAGTCAGATCAAGCGGTTCGACCTCCGAACCGGCGATACCGTCATGGGCCAGGTCCGGCCGCCGAAAGAGGGCGAACGTTACCTCGCCCTGCTCAAGGTCGAACAGGTCAACTATGAAGAGCCGGAAAAGACCAAGCACCGGATTGCCTTCGACAACCTGAAGCCGCGGTACCCGGATTCCCGAATCCGATTGGAGAGCAAGAAGGGCGACATCTCGATGCGGGTGGTCGACCTCTTGTCCCCGATCGGCAAGGGCCAGCGCGGGTTGATCGTTGCCCAGCCGAAGGCTGGTAAGACCATCTTGATGCAGAAGCTCGCCAACGCGATCAATGAGAACCACCCCGAGGTGGTCCTGATCGTCCTGCTGATCGACGAGCGGCCCGAAGAAGTCACCGACATGCAGGAAAACGTCAAAGCCGAGGTCATCGCCTCGACCTTCGACGAACCGGCCGACCGGCACGTCCAGGTGGCCGACATGGTGATTGAGAAGTCCAAGCGGCTAGTGGAGCACGGCCGCGACGTCGTCATTCTACTCGACTCGATTACTCGCTTGGCCCGGGCCCATAACGTCGTCGTGCCCCACTCCGGCAAGATCCTCTCCGGCGGCGTCGACGCCAACGCCCTTCAAAAGCCAAAGCGCTTCTTCGGCGCCGCGCGGAATATCGACGGTGGCGGCTCGCTGACGATTATCGCCACGGCGCTGATCGAAACCGGATCCCGGATGGACGAAGTCATTTTTGAAGAGTTCAAAGGCACCGGCAACATGGAATTGGTCCTTGACCGCCGGCTCGCCGACCGCCGAATCTGGCCCGCCATCGACATCCAGAAATCCGGCACCCGGAAAGAAGAGCTCCTCATGGATAAAGACGAGCTCAACCGGGTCTATCTGCTCCGGAACTTCCTGGCCGACATGCCCCCGGTCGAAGCCATGGAATTCCTGCTCGAACGGATGAAGCGGACCAAGTCGAACAAGGAATTCTTCGCTACGATGGTGCAGTAG
- a CDS encoding CoA transferase subunit A gives MNKVFPDAKTACADIPNGAMLLVGGFGLCGVPDECIMAVRDLGVTGLTIVSNNAGTSSHGLVHLLKNGQVKKMMSSYVGENDVFEKQMLSGQLEVELIPQGTLSERMRAGGAGIPAFFTPTGVGTLVAEGKEVREFNGRRYLMELGITGDYALVRAYKGDRFGNLQYRKTSRNFNPMIATAGRITIAEVEHLVEPGEIEPDTVHTPAIFVQRIFQRQSQEKLIERRTVRPR, from the coding sequence GTGAATAAGGTCTTTCCCGATGCCAAGACGGCCTGCGCCGACATCCCAAACGGAGCCATGCTCCTCGTCGGCGGGTTCGGCCTCTGCGGTGTGCCCGATGAGTGCATCATGGCGGTCCGCGATCTCGGCGTGACCGGCCTGACCATCGTCAGCAACAACGCCGGAACCTCCAGCCACGGCCTGGTTCATCTCCTCAAGAACGGCCAAGTCAAGAAGATGATGTCGAGCTACGTCGGTGAGAACGACGTCTTCGAGAAGCAAATGCTGAGCGGCCAACTTGAAGTCGAGTTGATCCCGCAAGGCACACTATCGGAACGGATGCGGGCCGGCGGGGCCGGGATCCCCGCATTCTTCACCCCGACCGGGGTCGGCACCCTGGTGGCCGAGGGTAAGGAGGTCCGGGAGTTCAACGGCCGGCGGTACTTGATGGAACTCGGCATCACCGGCGATTACGCCTTGGTGCGGGCCTACAAAGGCGACCGATTCGGCAATCTCCAATACCGGAAGACGTCGCGGAACTTCAACCCGATGATCGCCACGGCCGGCCGGATTACCATCGCCGAAGTCGAGCACCTCGTCGAACCCGGCGAGATCGAACCCGACACAGTGCACACCCCGGCCATCTTCGTCCAGCGGATCTTTCAGCGCCAATCGCAGGAGAAACTGATCGAACGCCGAACCGTGAGGCCCCGATG
- a CDS encoding PAS domain-containing protein — MNGRPDIESLVSLLESAPDPALITDDQDRIVLVNHSAESLFGYRRLELVGRSNHDFVPHRQEIVGDRTSIVARHRDGHAMRLTVSFRSIPVDRQLLTAAYFRNQDDGSAPDVSALDRLPVATFRFDAIGRLLYANAAADGVLGTRAETFTGKTPTEFGLPSQLGQTWPGTSGKSSNAAWPRRDSPTKAPAAGSASEWPSLRFP; from the coding sequence ATGAATGGGCGCCCCGACATCGAGTCGCTGGTATCCCTGCTCGAAAGCGCCCCTGACCCCGCCCTCATCACGGACGATCAGGATCGAATCGTATTGGTCAACCATTCGGCCGAGTCGCTCTTTGGCTACCGGCGATTGGAGTTGGTCGGGCGGTCGAACCACGACTTCGTCCCGCACCGCCAGGAGATCGTGGGCGACCGGACCTCGATTGTCGCCCGCCACCGGGACGGCCACGCGATGCGGCTCACGGTGTCGTTCCGGTCGATACCGGTCGACCGCCAGCTCCTCACCGCCGCGTACTTCCGGAACCAGGACGACGGATCGGCGCCCGACGTCTCCGCACTCGACCGCCTGCCGGTCGCGACGTTCCGGTTCGACGCCATCGGCCGACTGCTCTACGCGAACGCCGCCGCGGACGGCGTGCTCGGGACCCGGGCGGAGACATTCACGGGGAAGACGCCGACGGAGTTCGGGCTGCCGTCGCAGTTGGGCCAGACGTGGCCCGGGACATCCGGGAAGTCCTCGAACGCCGCGTGGCCGCGACGCGACTCGCCGACTAAGGCTCCCGCAGCAGGGTCCGCATCCGAATGGCCATCGCTTCGATTTCCTTGA
- the ruvX gene encoding Holliday junction resolvase RuvX — protein MSGSLPRTGRLLSVDWGEKRIGLAVSDETQLIATPLGTLTRRAGKRFPMPAFLEHVMAEKPTGILVGLPLESSGDEGSAASEARELAGAIGGRTGLPMELWDERMSTARALAAIREQGGSTRGRRDEVDALAAAVLLQHYLDSRSPAS, from the coding sequence ATGAGCGGATCGCTCCCCCGCACCGGACGACTGCTGTCGGTCGATTGGGGTGAAAAACGGATCGGTCTCGCGGTCTCCGACGAGACCCAACTGATCGCGACGCCGCTCGGCACCCTGACCCGCCGGGCCGGCAAGCGGTTTCCCATGCCCGCATTTCTCGAACATGTGATGGCCGAAAAACCGACCGGCATCCTGGTCGGGCTACCCCTCGAATCCAGCGGAGACGAGGGCTCGGCGGCCAGCGAGGCCCGTGAATTGGCCGGGGCCATCGGCGGCCGAACCGGCCTGCCGATGGAATTGTGGGACGAGCGGATGTCCACCGCCCGGGCCCTCGCGGCCATCCGGGAGCAAGGCGGTAGCACCCGGGGCCGTCGTGATGAAGTCGACGCCTTGGCGGCCGCGGTGTTGCTCCAACACTATCTCGACAGCAGGTCCCCCGCGTCGTGA
- a CDS encoding site-2 protease family protein, which yields MDQFPVFFSAWRTIQAGSREVIDALVVPNPGRPSAEFTAFLASWPGAHYWADPGRTRLILVRPLEKDAPIGWTKHVVLFLLTALFSLAAGAAMAGVWTPVDYPGFVVGFGQELLAFFQGLVAGDWRVFLVGWAFAVPSLGILLVHELGHYFVARRYAIDVTPPYFIPVPPTISPIGSFGAFIRARTPVLDRQQLADVGAGGPLAGFVVAVAVLIWGYLTSERVPWEPGLTKSYVTFAGQVLTLGDSLLTHYLREWLVPGDTAVRLSLPAFAGWVGCFLTGLNLLPLSQLDGGHIAYGFLGRRQGGLALVTVVALLYLSQFSFNWVIWVAMAFLIGGGRLQHPPVILPERSIFRHRAWLGLACLAVFVATFVPIPFAQ from the coding sequence ATGGATCAGTTTCCTGTTTTCTTCTCCGCCTGGCGCACCATTCAGGCCGGGAGCCGCGAGGTGATCGACGCCTTGGTCGTTCCGAACCCCGGGCGGCCGTCGGCCGAGTTTACGGCGTTCCTGGCGAGCTGGCCGGGGGCCCACTACTGGGCCGACCCTGGGCGGACCCGGCTGATTCTGGTCCGGCCGCTCGAGAAGGATGCTCCGATCGGCTGGACGAAGCACGTGGTGTTGTTCCTCCTCACGGCGTTGTTTTCCTTGGCGGCCGGAGCGGCCATGGCTGGGGTCTGGACGCCGGTCGATTATCCGGGCTTCGTCGTCGGTTTCGGTCAAGAACTGCTGGCCTTCTTTCAGGGGTTGGTCGCCGGCGACTGGCGGGTGTTCCTGGTCGGTTGGGCCTTTGCCGTGCCGTCCCTCGGCATCCTCTTGGTCCATGAGCTTGGCCACTATTTCGTGGCCCGGCGGTATGCGATCGACGTGACCCCGCCGTACTTCATACCCGTTCCTCCGACGATCTCGCCGATTGGAAGTTTCGGCGCCTTCATTCGGGCCCGGACCCCGGTCCTCGATCGCCAGCAGCTGGCGGATGTCGGAGCGGGGGGCCCGCTGGCCGGGTTCGTGGTGGCGGTGGCGGTCCTCATCTGGGGTTACCTGACGTCGGAACGGGTGCCTTGGGAGCCGGGGCTCACCAAGAGCTACGTCACTTTTGCCGGTCAGGTCCTGACGCTCGGCGACTCGTTGCTGACCCACTATCTGCGGGAGTGGCTGGTGCCCGGTGACACGGCGGTTCGGTTGAGTCTCCCCGCTTTTGCCGGGTGGGTCGGGTGTTTCCTCACCGGCCTCAACTTGCTGCCGCTGAGCCAACTCGACGGGGGGCACATCGCCTATGGGTTTCTCGGGCGGCGGCAAGGCGGGCTGGCGCTGGTGACGGTCGTCGCGCTGCTCTACCTCTCCCAGTTTTCGTTCAACTGGGTCATCTGGGTCGCGATGGCGTTTCTGATCGGCGGCGGACGTCTGCAGCACCCGCCGGTCATCTTGCCCGAGCGATCGATTTTCCGGCATCGGGCCTGGCTCGGCCTGGCCTGCTTGGCGGTCTTCGTCGCGACCTTCGTGCCGATTCCCTTTGCCCAGTGA
- a CDS encoding NUDIX domain-containing protein — MVSKEKRPEGGRPRRAKREVSAGGIVFRRFPDPGTHRFLLIRDSYGHWGFPKGHLEDAESPVEAAARETTEETGLGELRLHATLETIDWYFRLRGKLIHKFCHFFLFESPAGEPVPQADEGITECIWVSFEEAIEQLGYENARGVLRRAGELTQQLVAGPQLTVE; from the coding sequence ATCGTGTCGAAGGAGAAGCGTCCAGAGGGCGGTCGGCCCCGCCGCGCCAAACGGGAAGTGAGCGCCGGCGGGATCGTCTTTCGGCGATTTCCGGATCCGGGCACTCATCGCTTCCTGCTGATTCGCGATAGCTACGGCCATTGGGGCTTCCCGAAAGGGCACTTGGAGGATGCCGAGTCCCCAGTGGAGGCCGCGGCGCGAGAAACGACGGAGGAAACCGGCTTGGGGGAGCTCCGCCTCCATGCGACCCTCGAGACCATCGACTGGTACTTCCGGCTCCGCGGCAAACTGATTCACAAATTCTGCCACTTCTTTTTGTTCGAGTCGCCGGCCGGCGAGCCGGTGCCCCAGGCCGATGAAGGCATTACCGAGTGTATTTGGGTGTCGTTCGAGGAGGCGATCGAGCAACTCGGGTACGAGAATGCCCGGGGGGTACTCCGGCGGGCCGGGGAATTGACTCAGCAACTGGTGGCCGGTCCCCAATTGACGGTCGAGTAG
- a CDS encoding hydroxymethylglutaryl-CoA lyase — translation MTPIRLVEVGPRDGLQNEKTVIPTDVKVAFVDALSDAGFDEIEVSSFVSPKWVPQLADAAEVFAGITRRPGVRYTALVPNEAGLARAVAARADKVSVFTAASESFTRKNINATIAESVDRFRPVVRESPVPVRGYVSTAWHCPYEGPIAPEAVLPVCDSLLEIGCTELSIGDTIGKATPAEVAALLDLLMPRIGAARLAMHFHDTFGRAVENARAAAGFGITVFDASAGGIGGCPYAPGATGNVATQDLVRLFPEQTGVDFPRLEAASALVRGWLTP, via the coding sequence ATGACCCCGATTCGACTGGTCGAAGTGGGCCCTCGAGACGGGCTTCAGAACGAAAAGACCGTCATCCCGACCGACGTGAAGGTGGCCTTCGTGGATGCCCTCTCAGACGCGGGCTTCGATGAGATCGAAGTCAGTTCGTTCGTGTCACCCAAGTGGGTGCCGCAACTGGCCGACGCGGCCGAGGTGTTTGCCGGGATCACCCGGCGGCCGGGCGTTCGCTACACCGCCTTGGTCCCCAACGAAGCCGGGCTGGCCCGCGCCGTAGCCGCCCGGGCCGACAAGGTGTCCGTCTTCACCGCGGCGAGCGAATCGTTTACCAGAAAAAACATCAACGCCACGATCGCCGAGTCGGTCGACCGGTTCCGCCCGGTGGTCCGGGAGTCGCCGGTGCCGGTGCGGGGGTATGTCTCCACCGCGTGGCATTGTCCCTATGAAGGCCCGATCGCCCCCGAAGCGGTGCTTCCGGTCTGCGACTCTCTGCTCGAGATCGGGTGCACAGAATTGTCGATCGGCGACACCATCGGCAAGGCGACCCCGGCGGAGGTCGCGGCCTTGCTCGACCTCCTGATGCCTCGGATCGGCGCCGCCAGGCTCGCCATGCATTTCCACGATACCTTCGGCCGCGCCGTCGAGAACGCCCGGGCCGCCGCCGGATTCGGCATTACCGTCTTCGACGCGTCGGCCGGCGGCATCGGCGGCTGTCCCTACGCCCCCGGCGCAACCGGCAACGTGGCCACCCAAGACCTCGTCCGCCTGTTCCCCGAACAAACGGGGGTCGACTTCCCCCGGCTCGAGGCGGCCTCCGCCCTCGTGCGTGGCTGGCTCACCCCGTGA
- the mltG gene encoding endolytic transglycosylase MltG has translation MSRRSPLVALAALTWACGGAPATGPLEEVFLPPGASFNEMTDSLVAHRLVTNRKWFGFLARVGRFDRKLKAGFYELRQGEATLALLKTLVAGSEKTTRFTVPEGFTLLGIGAAAESALGLPADSIKAAATDPALLQEFGVEGPSMEGFLLPETYFVSRMITARGLVREMATLFRTRWNPTWGERATAAGLSRTDLVTMASIVEGEARGDEDRPLVAAVYLNRLRIRMPLQADPTVQYAIQVATGKRKPRLFERDYQFPSRFNTYLHPGLPPGPVGAPSTKSIEAVLDPAPVPYLYFVAGLDGKHVFSRTYGEHLRAIARIRAAERARR, from the coding sequence GTGAGCCGGCGATCGCCGTTGGTTGCGCTGGCCGCCCTGACGTGGGCGTGCGGCGGGGCGCCGGCCACCGGTCCCCTCGAAGAAGTGTTTCTCCCCCCAGGCGCCAGTTTCAATGAAATGACCGACAGCCTGGTGGCCCATCGCCTCGTGACCAACCGGAAATGGTTTGGCTTCCTGGCGCGGGTGGGCCGCTTCGACCGAAAGCTCAAGGCCGGGTTCTATGAACTGAGGCAAGGCGAAGCGACGCTCGCCCTGCTCAAAACGCTGGTCGCCGGCAGCGAAAAGACCACTCGATTCACCGTCCCCGAGGGATTCACCCTGCTGGGTATCGGCGCGGCGGCCGAATCGGCTCTGGGCCTGCCAGCCGACTCGATCAAGGCCGCTGCGACCGATCCCGCCTTGCTGCAGGAGTTCGGAGTCGAGGGCCCGTCGATGGAGGGGTTTCTCCTCCCTGAGACGTACTTCGTGTCCCGCATGATCACGGCCCGGGGCCTGGTGCGTGAGATGGCCACCCTGTTTCGGACCCGGTGGAACCCCACCTGGGGCGAACGCGCCACCGCCGCGGGGCTGTCGCGCACCGACCTCGTGACGATGGCGTCGATCGTGGAGGGTGAAGCGCGGGGCGACGAAGACCGGCCCCTGGTCGCCGCCGTTTATCTCAATCGGCTCCGGATCCGGATGCCGCTACAAGCCGACCCCACCGTCCAGTACGCCATCCAAGTGGCCACCGGCAAACGGAAGCCTCGGCTGTTCGAACGAGACTACCAATTCCCGTCGCGATTCAACACCTACTTACACCCCGGCCTCCCGCCCGGTCCGGTCGGCGCCCCGAGCACCAAGAGTATCGAGGCGGTCCTCGATCCGGCCCCGGTGCCGTACCTCTACTTCGTCGCCGGCCTCGACGGCAAGCATGTGTTCAGCCGGACCTACGGCGAGCACCTTCGGGCCATTGCCCGGATTCGGGCCGCCGAGCGAGCGCGTCGATGA
- a CDS encoding AraC family transcriptional regulator, whose amino-acid sequence MPAVVAALLDSPLALASLRRSLPKGSGALRGCRTAAALSAVVESELVDSIVLGARARRTVDLPDLRRRFPNLPVILYGVVRSDEGAALLELDALGIRRIIVEGIDDPMVGDLVARGGSAAARREALAGVPATLRLTEPLQRRAFDLLAATVGKPPTVTSLARRLRVSREHLSRQFGAGGAPNLKRVSNLLQVLAVKDFVSNPGYDVTAAASRFGFASLGHLRTVVRRVVRLPVEGLPSASLADLVKRFAAQGGRSQSG is encoded by the coding sequence GTGCCCGCGGTCGTTGCGGCACTCCTCGATAGCCCGCTCGCCCTCGCCTCGCTTCGCCGTTCGCTCCCGAAGGGGTCCGGCGCCCTGCGCGGATGCCGAACGGCTGCCGCCCTCTCGGCGGTGGTCGAGTCGGAACTCGTCGACAGCATCGTGCTAGGCGCTCGGGCCCGCCGGACGGTCGACCTCCCCGACCTCCGGCGCCGGTTTCCGAACCTGCCCGTGATTCTCTACGGCGTCGTTCGCTCCGACGAAGGGGCCGCGTTGCTCGAGCTCGACGCGCTGGGGATTCGGCGGATCATCGTGGAGGGAATTGATGATCCGATGGTGGGGGATCTCGTCGCCCGTGGCGGCTCCGCGGCGGCCCGCCGGGAAGCCCTTGCCGGGGTCCCCGCGACGCTTCGGCTGACCGAACCGCTCCAGCGCCGCGCGTTCGACCTGCTGGCCGCGACGGTCGGGAAACCGCCGACCGTGACCTCGCTGGCCCGGCGTCTTCGGGTCAGCCGGGAGCACCTCTCGCGGCAGTTCGGGGCCGGCGGGGCTCCCAACTTGAAACGGGTTTCCAACCTGCTCCAAGTCCTCGCGGTCAAGGACTTCGTCTCGAATCCCGGATACGATGTTACCGCCGCGGCCAGCCGGTTCGGGTTTGCCAGCCTGGGCCACCTGCGGACCGTGGTCCGGCGGGTGGTCCGGCTGCCGGTCGAGGGGCTCCCGAGCGCCAGTCTGGCCGATCTGGTCAAGCGATTCGCCGCGCAAGGCGGCCGGAGCCAGTCGGGGTAG
- a CDS encoding ABC transporter ATP-binding protein codes for MIRFRNVSKAFGAKRVLEGFTLDIPDGQTTVLLGYSGTGKSVALKHIVGLLEPDSGEVEVDGKVVADLSRDELMAMRASIGYVFQFAALFDSMSVFDNVALGLRQQGRPEDEVGRRVETSLDRVGLKDAMVRLPSELSGGMRKRVGIARAIALEPRYILYDEPTTGLDPVTAAVIDELMVRTKRDLGVTGVVVTHDMRRAFAVADRIAMLYEGRVHAVGTVDEIRQTEDPLVRQFIEGRP; via the coding sequence ATGATCCGGTTTCGGAACGTGTCGAAGGCGTTTGGCGCCAAACGGGTGCTCGAAGGGTTTACCCTCGACATCCCGGACGGGCAGACCACTGTCCTGCTCGGCTATTCCGGCACCGGCAAGAGCGTAGCCCTCAAGCACATCGTGGGATTGCTCGAACCGGACAGCGGTGAGGTCGAAGTCGACGGCAAGGTGGTGGCGGACCTCTCTCGCGACGAATTGATGGCGATGCGGGCGTCGATTGGATACGTCTTTCAGTTTGCCGCGTTGTTCGATTCGATGTCGGTCTTCGACAATGTGGCGCTCGGGCTCCGTCAACAGGGGCGGCCCGAGGATGAGGTCGGGCGCCGGGTGGAAACCAGTCTGGACCGGGTCGGGCTCAAGGATGCGATGGTCCGGTTGCCGAGCGAGCTGTCCGGGGGGATGCGGAAACGGGTCGGCATTGCCCGGGCGATTGCGCTCGAGCCTCGCTACATTTTGTACGACGAACCGACGACCGGCCTCGACCCCGTGACGGCCGCGGTCATCGACGAGCTCATGGTGCGGACCAAACGGGATCTCGGGGTGACCGGCGTGGTGGTGACCCACGATATGCGCCGTGCCTTTGCGGTCGCCGATCGGATCGCGATGTTGTATGAGGGGCGGGTCCACGCCGTCGGCACGGTCGACGAGATTCGGCAGACGGAGGACCCTTTGGTTCGCCAGTTTATTGAAGGTCGCCCATGA